GGCAGCAGGCGCCTGCCCCGGCTTGTCCATGAGCGCAggcggcagccccagccccacatccctccTCTGGGGACGGTGACAAGGTGGGGGCACAGGCCCGGGGCAGGAACGGGtagtttcttcctctctctgggTAAGATatataatttctgcttttttttttttttttaatatttatatttatatatatagatatttatatatacacacacctgGTAactcagaaagagaaaaaaaatagaatccgtaacaataataataaaaaaaagtattctggtTTAAAAACAATCCATTCCTACCACGCTAGGCGAGCGATTGATTGCACAAGGCCCACAAGTGGCTGGCCCAGCCGAGATGGTGCCGGGGCATGAGGCTGCAGGATGCGGCCCACCCCGAGCCCCTGCACCAGGGTGGCTGCCGGCGGCAGTCCTCGGCAGGCGGAGGAAGAGCAGCCCAGCCCGGGTGCGTGTCGGCCCCCACGTCCCGGGGAGGGgtggagagagaagagcagtGGGGGGCCGCtggcccggctccccccggtCCGGCTCTCCCTGGAGTCCGCAGTGTCCGGCTGCAGAACGTCCCTCCGGGGAGGAGGTGAGGGGGCGAGCAGCTCTGCCCCTCATACCGAGATCTCGTAGGTGGTCCCCCCCACGCCAGAAACCTTCTTGACGCCTCCACGGGTGGGGCTGCTGAGGGGCACCtgccccgggcccgggggggccgaGCCCAGGCTCTTGGGCTGCCCGTTGGACTTGCTGTAGGCTGTTCTCATCTGCACCTCgtccctggggagggaaggaaggacggacACGGGGCGTGAGGAGGGGGACGGAGCGGGGCACCGCGGGGGGGAAGGACAGGACCGCAGGGCTGCCGTCACCCCCGggagggaccccagcacccggcgcagccacagccctgccctccccaagGGTCTCCAGCCCCCCCAGAGGCCTGTGGGGTGGCCTGGGGAGGCATGGGGGGAcgccagctctgctctgggaggaggaggaggaggatttcCCTcgcccttctccaggctgagtgCAGCATCGCTCCCCCGTGAGGGGCATTTCGCTGCCTGGGTGCTGGTGCAGGGACGAGGGTGGGAGGGGGTGCCGGGCCGGGAGGGGAGGTGCGAGAGGCCCCCGGCTCCCTCAGGAGCATCCCGGCGAGGCGCTGGGGCAAGGGACCCCAGACTGCTCTGCACGCGAGGCAGCCGGCGCCGGTACTTACTTTGGTGCCAGTAAGGGCTGCAAGGCCACCTCCTCCGTCTCGGGGACGCTGGCCTGAGAGGCTGGTTTTTGGCTGCTGTAAGACACGGATTTGCCCaggtggggggcggcgggctgGTCGGGGGAGCCCAGGGAGCGTGCCCGGAGCACGCTGGGGGGCTCGGGCTTGCCGAAgcggggcggggctgggcgggTGAGTGGGTTCTTGCCCAGGGGCGAGCGCTTCGAATCGTCCGAGGAAGAGCTGGTGCGGGGCGCATTGCTGGAGCCCGGTGTCGACTGGATGCCCGAGTCCGCCAGCCCCGCATCCTCGTCTttgcccggggccggcggctgctgcagcagcttctcccGCTCCTGAATGGAGGCCACGATGTGGCGGGAGAGATTGTCATAGCGCACGGGCGAGGGCTCGCGGGGCGGCGCGTGCTTGGGGGAGACGGCGCCGGCGAAGCGGCCGTGCAGGTCGGTCTCTCTCTGCTGGGCGATGCGGGCCGAGAGGAAGGGCGAGGTGTAACCCACCGGCGGGTCGGGCTCTGGGCCCGCCTGCACCGACTCGAAGTCGGGGCTGTCAGAGGGCGTGAGCAGGCTGTCGTAGGACAGGCTGCCATTGCGTGTCTGGTTCACCAGGCTCTTGTAGGAGGTGGAGGTGGTGCCCTCCGAGCGGATGGACTGGAGGTGGCCCATCTCAAAGCCCGTGCCCTGGGCCGACTTGAGGCTGGAGGAGCGGGAGCCACTGGAGAGCGGATCGAAGTGAAAGCTCTTGCCGAAGGTGGGCGAGCGGAAGCTCTCGGGCTCCAGGCTCGGCTCCGAGCGGTAGCTGGGCTTGCGGCTGCTCTCGCAGATGGAGTTGGGCTCCTTCAAGCTGTTCACTCGGCTCAGCTGAGGGGCAGAGACACGGCAGTCACCCACAGAAAGATGGGGCTCCTGCAAAGCTCCCAACGcccaccccaaaccctccccCAACCAGGAACGTGGTGGCATCCCCTCGAGGCTGGGTGCCCCCCTTGCCCGGCACGGCCTTACCTTGGCGCTGGTGGAGTGGGGCAAGGCTgccgagctgctgctgctgctgtagccGGGCCGGTACTTGTACATGGTGGGAGTCGGGGGGCTGTCCTTGCCTAGCAAGCTGCTGTCTGCAGgcgggggaagagagaaagacgCTCAGACacggctccccggggctgcgcAGGGGAAGGAACGCTGCGGggagccctgccctcccttcgCAAGAACCAGCTCTGAGCCTGGGGTGGACAGACCAGGGAGGCAGAGGTGGAGAGAGGGATGGGCTCGAGGAGAGGCGCACCAGGGGCAGATGGAACGGAGCGGAATGGAAAAGGTGCCCCCATGGCAATGTGTTTTGGGGCTGGCACTTCCatgcccctgcagcagccccagctgggtGACACCCCGGGGTCGGCAGGGTGTGCGCTGCACGGAGGTGCCAGTGGGTGCCGGGGCGCTGCCCAGACCCAGCCAGTCACCCCACTGGTACACGAGCTGCAGCCCTTCTccaggcagcggggctgggcagCGCTGCGCCCTggctggggggacagggagagctGCAGAGGCCTCCAGCCCGCTGCGGGAAGCGGCTGCTTCCAAGCTCTGCCCTTCACATCCCACCTCTCTCGCCAAGCCCACGCAGGCAGCTCCGAGCGCCGCTTCGCCGGCACGCAGGGAAGCGGGGAAAGCGAGTCATGCAGGCTGCCACAAACGCGCTCTCTGCTGCCAAGCCAGGCCTGCCACTCCTTCGCCTCCTTCATCCAGGCGATGCTCCTGCGCCTGCCTGCAGCACGGCAGCCCACAAGCCTGCCTGTCGCAGGCCACCACAGCTTGCAGTAGCTCTGGACAAGCACCACGCTGTCTCGGCTCggcctcctgctcctctccaatggagcagagctggctgtaaGCATCCTGCAGGCTTCTCCAAGTGCAAGGGGccacatatatatataccaGCCCAGAAAGGTGGGCACGTCCTGCCCCACAAAGCGGTGGTGCTGATGTGCTTCCGGTCTGCCCTGCATCCTGTTCCGCCTACGGCCCTGGCTCCTGGTCTGCCTGATGCAGCCCTGGGCTCCCCTCCCAGGGGCTGCCGGGGACCCTGCGTGCCCTCCTTACCCTCGGTGGTGGCCAGGGTTAAGTGTGTCCTCAGGCCCGTGTAGCGGCTGAGGTCTGGCTtaggtggggggggtggttcGGCGTCAGCAGACTGGCTCTCCGTCACCTCCAGGCTTCCTTTGGACTGCAGAGACAAAGCGCAGAGCGAGGATCAGAGGGGTGCCGAGGCCTCAGCTCTCCcgtcagcaggcagggagcgggcagcggcATTAAGGGGGCTCTCGCTGCCTCCTTGGCCATCCAACATACTGAGCGCTTGAAGGCGGCAAGTGCCTTGGGTGGTGGGAAGTGAGGAAGGGGGacctccaaaggatgctgcgAGGGGGAAGGACGGGACGGGGAAGGGCAATGGAGGATGCAAAGCCTCATGTGGTCGCTGCCGCATGGGAGGGACATGGTTTCCGTCCCGTGGGGACACAGAACACAACACGGAGGGGGACGGGAACGTGACAAGGCTCACTTGGTTCTTTACTCACGGATGCAGGCTTGCACCCCTGGGCTCCATGGAAGGCCCCAACGCAGGGACCGCTAAACCCCACCTTCCTCACCTTTGTCCTCTTCAGCTCTGTCTGGATACCGTTGTCCATGATCTTGACAGTGATCTGACCATCTGACACGTCAGGCCGCAAGAAGGGGGGTCTCACCAGCACCGTCTGCTCGGCCTTTGGGCGCCCGAGGTACCtagggagaggggcaggaggaaggtCAAGGCCTGGAGCTCGGGATGGGGCAGTTTGCCCGGGCATTGCTGTGCCAGGCTCAcctgggggctggggagctgcagaggaCCCGGCTGACATTCTTACAGCAACCGTTGGTGAAGGGGTTGACACCACCGCGGAACTTGCCTGTCACCTGTGGGATGAGGAGCATCGCAGCGtaccggggcgggcagggaccTCGGGAGGTCTCCGGTCCAGCCAGCCAGGTCACATTGCTCAGGGTTTGTCCAACTCACGACAATCTCCAAGGACACAGGTACTTGGAGGTACTCCCCTTTTCCAGGTCCCTGTTCCAGTGTTGAACTACCCTCGAAGGGGAAAAGTCTTTCCCTAACGTCCACCTGGAAGCTGCCTTGTTTCAAGCGGTGCCTGTTGCCCCTTGCCCTCCCGAGAGGAGCCCGAGTGGCTCCATCCTCTCTAACCCCTAAGAGCAGCAAAGATCCCCGTCCCCAGGCTGCACAGACGAGGTGCGCTCAGCCTCCCCTCGCAGACATCTCAGGCTCTAGCCCCCAACCAGCTcatcagccttcccttgcctcaaTCCAGCCCGTCTATGTCTGTCTCGTCCCGGGGAGCCCCAAAACGTatccaggtgtggcctgacatGGGCTAGCAGCCCTGCACCAGCCCCACAGGCATACCTGTTCGTTGGTGGTACGGCCCCTCGCCACGAGCACCACGTGGAACCCCGTAAGGCCAGCGACAGGAATGAAGAATAAGCCGGCCACGCACATCACCACCATACTATCAGCAGATAGCTAAGGAAGAGCCGCAGCCCTGCTCCACAGcactgtccccagccccaccaacGCCCTCCTCCCTCGGCCCCGCTCCTGCAGCCTCACAGAGGATACGTGACCGCCATGCGGACGCCGGAGAGCTCCTCCACCTGGTAGAGGACGTAGAGCAGGCCGAAGCCAAACACCCCCATGATGTGCGTGGTGAGCgacagcaagaagaggaagaagtaaCGGTAATTGCGCCGCCCGATGCAGTTGTTGACCCAGGGGCAGTGATGGTCAAACTCCTGTCGATGGGGAGAAGACACAGTGAAGAACTTGGCTGCCGGGGCTTCCTGCCTGCACGATGTATTAAATTCTACGTGGAAACGAAGAGACATCGAGACCCGGCAGTTCCTCACCTCCACACAGTTGTCGCAGACGCTGCAGTGGGAGCAGCGCGGCGGCCGGTAGAAGCGGCAGGTCGCGCACCATTTCATGCGCACCTGAATGCCCTTGATCTCCACCGTCTTGTAGAGCGGAGCTCGGAAGTCGTCCTCCTTGTCCTCGTCCTCCTCAGCTGACAGGGAAACCCCAGCACAGCCACGCGTCAGGGTGCAGCAGGAGGCGACGCCAGGGCCCAGCCAGCCTCCCGCCCTCCCGAGCTGGAGATGCCCGGCATCGCCCTCCTCTGTCACCAGGCCCATCTCACCTGGCACGGGGACcagccagggacccccaaatACCAGTGGGGTTGGGGCAGCTCTCCCAGGCCCTGCCCCGAAACCACGACACCCGCCTGAGCCCCAGGTACCCGATATGGGGTGCCAGGATTCAGGCTGCTTCCGCCACCTGGTCCTACATGCAGGGTGCTGAACCCAGAGGTACCATCCCCACAGCATGTGTCACCACCTGATCCCACCCGGGCAGGGCAAGGAGGGCTTTCCACAAGCCTTTTGGGAGCAGGTGATCCTCTTTACTTCGGAGGAACAGTGGAAGGAGGTAGCTCTAGCCGAGACACTTCCCAACCAGAGCCAGACTCACCTCGCGGGAATATGCCTGGGTCCATGAAGGTGGCCATACTGAAGTTGGCCAGCACGAAGAGGAAGACGACGGCATTGTAGATGGGAATGACTGGGGAGATGTACAAGCTGAGCCCTGGGCATCTGCAGGCACAAAAGCAGTGAGACACCCAGGCCCTGTCCCACAGggcgccccccgctcccgcagAGCCCCAGGGAAGCGTCACCAAGCTCCGACGGTGCCCTCTGAGTGAGTGAGGGCTGAGCGGGCGCCAGCCAAGCCCCACAGCCGGCCCTGTGAGCCATTCCTGCCGTGCTCGGTGGTGGCCTGGCCTGGAAGTCCACGTTCCCCGCTCTTGGGCTGTATTTCCAGGCTCCTTGCCCAGGCAGACAAGCTACGGAGGCTCCCTGCCATGAGCTCTTCCTTTCGCtctctcccagtgccctccaCACCTAAACTGGAGCTGCACCCAGGCCAGCTTGACCTAGTGTGTGTTCAGCCACCCTCCACAGACCAGCCCacgccccagccccgggggagcACCCgtgggggggctggagggggaagcGCTCCGGTAAATCATCAGAGAGCAAACCCACCACTCGCCTCTTGCACCCGCAACCCCATGGGCGCTGCCAGTGCTGGACCCTGCTGCCACGGGGAGTGGCCACAGGTGGTGGCGAGGATGGGGCAAGCCAGGCCGACGACACGGGGGACGCTCGGGAGCGATCCGGCCGCAAGGCACCTGAGCGTCACCCTCCGTGTGTCACACCAGCGAGCacagggggcagaggggacccCGCGAGGGGATGCAAAACCAGCGGCAGCTCCAGTGCCTCCggagctgctcctggctcctcACATCCCAGCCTGGAGACAACTCCAGTGGCACGTGGGGACCCCATCACCGCGCCAGCCTGCCCTGGCCAGCACCCAGCTCCTCCGTGGGCCTGACTGAGGGTCCCTGCGGGAGCACAGCGAGGGAATCACCAccgtcccccctgccccgggcggGCGTGGGCTCAGGACAGCGGGCTTTCCCCTCAGAGGCGCCAGCATAATACCCTaatctgctttgctgctgggagTTTAATCCCACAGATCTAGGACAGCATCtgtccctctcttccccctgcaGCGATAAGCGCAGATGGATTTAGGCAGCgggagcagagaggggcagAGCGCAGGGCTCGGTGGGCTGGGCGACATATGGTGCCAGCACTGTAATCCCCCGCGGCCCCCGAGCAGGTAGAGGTGAAGGGGCAGGCGCTGGTCCTGTCCCCTCCTCTGCCACCCCCTGCTGTGACTCGGCCCGGGGACAGGTCCCACCACCGTAAGGCAGCCCCTGTCCCTGTCACggcagccctgggagccccGGCAAGGCTCCAAAATGGGAATGAACCCTTGGTCCAGAGCTCTGcccccagttcagcccagtccggggctggcagggccctGAGCGAGGGCGGGGAGGGGCAAACCCTCCCGCATGGGGCAACGTGGAGGGGACAGGCGGAGGACTGCCTCCAGGCAAGTGGGCAGGAGATAGGACGGGTccgggctggaggagcaggcaCGCCTGCCCTGGCACCTACCTGGCagcggaggagggagaggagggcagggcacACCCAGGCACCAGGCACAGCTCCAtgccccagcccttccctgcacccGGAGAGGGTGGGAAGCGGCAGCGGGACCTGCCCTCTGCTAGCCAAGGACAAGGCAGTCCCCTTCCAGGCACAGCGATGACGAGGGCAAGAGGAAAGCGGGAGGGCAAGCCCTCTCGACTTTACAAGACACCTGGCTAGCAAGAGTGCACCAGGAGCCAAGCCCTGCTCTGCCAACCACcacactcctcctcctcctctcccaaagCAGGCCCCGGCACCTCCACCCTCAGCGGCACCTCCAGTCCGCGGCCCTGCACACCAGACCAGGGCTGCACCTGCAAACCGCCTTCTCCAAAACCTCTTCCACCCCACCCCGTGTTCCTCCGTGCTGCTCAGGAGCCCCCCGAGCACCTCGCTGGGGTGGGAGCCTCGCCCTCCTGGGCACTGTGGGCGATGCCTCCCCACCTCCGCGTATCTGGGACAGCATCTCCCGGCCTTTCACCGAGAGCTCTCCTCCAGGCCGGGGAGCGGCTCCTTCACAACCCGCGCGGCACCAGCCGTGCCGGCTCTGCCTCCCAAGACAGCCGGCCCTGCCGTCTCCTTTGGAAGCCGGCCAGGCAGATTCTCCGCAGAGCAGGCGGCGCCAGCGCAGCTGGGACGGGCTGGTGAGGAGGAGACCTCTCCAATCCGCGCCCCGAAACCCTCggagagcagctctggagaAGTACAGGACGTACGTGACATCGCGAGGCCGAGGCCCAAGCGAGGGAAGAACGCGCTAGCTGCATCGAGCCCAGCTAGCCCAGTACGACCGGCATCGCTGGAAGCTGCCATGGGACTGGAAGCCACGCCGGGAGCAAGGAGCTCACACCAAGCCCAGCCTCCCGTTCCCCTCCAACGGGCGGGCTGTGCCTGGGGAGAGGGCTCGTCccacccatccccagcacc
The Pelecanus crispus isolate bPelCri1 chromosome 6, bPelCri1.pri, whole genome shotgun sequence DNA segment above includes these coding regions:
- the ZDHHC5 gene encoding palmitoyltransferase ZDHHC5 isoform X1 produces the protein MPAASGKRFKPSKYVPVSAAAIFLVGATTLFFAFTCPGLSLYISPVIPIYNAVVFLFVLANFSMATFMDPGIFPRAEEDEDKEDDFRAPLYKTVEIKGIQVRMKWCATCRFYRPPRCSHCSVCDNCVEEFDHHCPWVNNCIGRRNYRYFFLFLLSLTTHIMGVFGFGLLYVLYQVEELSGVRMAVTMVVMCVAGLFFIPVAGLTGFHVVLVARGRTTNEQVTGKFRGGVNPFTNGCCKNVSRVLCSSPAPRYLGRPKAEQTVLVRPPFLRPDVSDGQITVKIMDNGIQTELKRTKVRKVGFSGPCVGAFHGAQGCKPASSKGSLEVTESQSADAEPPPPPKPDLSRYTGLRTHLTLATTEDSSLLGKDSPPTPTMYKYRPGYSSSSSSAALPHSTSAKLSRVNSLKEPNSICESSRKPSYRSEPSLEPESFRSPTFGKSFHFDPLSSGSRSSSLKSAQGTGFEMGHLQSIRSEGTTSTSYKSLVNQTRNGSLSYDSLLTPSDSPDFESVQAGPEPDPPVGYTSPFLSARIAQQRETDLHGRFAGAVSPKHAPPREPSPVRYDNLSRHIVASIQEREKLLQQPPAPGKDEDAGLADSGIQSTPGSSNAPRTSSSSDDSKRSPLGKNPLTRPAPPRFGKPEPPSVLRARSLGSPDQPAAPHLGKSVSYSSQKPASQASVPETEEVALQPLLAPKDEVQMRTAYSKSNGQPKSLGSAPPGPGQVPLSSPTRGGVKKVSGVGGTTYEISV
- the ZDHHC5 gene encoding palmitoyltransferase ZDHHC5 isoform X2 gives rise to the protein MPAASGKRFKPSKYVPVSAAAIFLVGATTLFFAFTCPGLSLYISPVIPIYNAVVFLFVLANFSMATFMDPGIFPRAEEDEDKEDDFRAPLYKTVEIKGIQVRMKWCATCRFYRPPRCSHCSVCDNCVEEFDHHCPWVNNCIGRRNYRYFFLFLLSLTTHIMGVFGFGLLYVLYQVEELSGVRMAVTMVVMCVAGLFFIPVAGLTGFHVVLVARGRTTNEQVTGKFRGGVNPFTNGCCKNVSRVLCSSPAPRYLGRPKAEQTVLVRPPFLRPDVSDGQITVKIMDNGIQTELKRTKSKGSLEVTESQSADAEPPPPPKPDLSRYTGLRTHLTLATTEDSSLLGKDSPPTPTMYKYRPGYSSSSSSAALPHSTSAKLSRVNSLKEPNSICESSRKPSYRSEPSLEPESFRSPTFGKSFHFDPLSSGSRSSSLKSAQGTGFEMGHLQSIRSEGTTSTSYKSLVNQTRNGSLSYDSLLTPSDSPDFESVQAGPEPDPPVGYTSPFLSARIAQQRETDLHGRFAGAVSPKHAPPREPSPVRYDNLSRHIVASIQEREKLLQQPPAPGKDEDAGLADSGIQSTPGSSNAPRTSSSSDDSKRSPLGKNPLTRPAPPRFGKPEPPSVLRARSLGSPDQPAAPHLGKSVSYSSQKPASQASVPETEEVALQPLLAPKDEVQMRTAYSKSNGQPKSLGSAPPGPGQVPLSSPTRGGVKKVSGVGGTTYEISV